A portion of the Oncorhynchus nerka isolate Pitt River linkage group LG27, Oner_Uvic_2.0, whole genome shotgun sequence genome contains these proteins:
- the LOC115112145 gene encoding NEDD8-activating enzyme E1 regulatory subunit-like isoform X1 gives MAVTKASKDQKYDRQLRLWGDHGQEELENAHVCLINSTASGTEILKNLVLPGIGAFTIVDGHKVSGEDVGNNFFLSNNSIGRVNDYAILFYQYLSSTCMQYVITSLLGWCVFQNRAQAATELLQELNTDVSGNFVEESPEKLLDNDPEFFHRFTLVIGVQLPESTCLRLGSVLWNANIPFLVCRTYGLVGYMRLVVKEHTVIESHPDNALEDLRLDQPFAELKNHIQSYDLEGMGKKDHSHTPWIIIVAKYLEKWFSEHNFQFPKNYKEKEAFKQLIRQGILKSEKGTPEDEENFEEAIKNVNTALNPTKISSGVDDIFNGEQCNDITSQTPAFWVMTRAVREFVHNDGCGNLPVRGSIPDMIADSEKFITLQNIYREKAMQDASVVSKHVESLLQSVGKPSESISEQDIKLFCKNAAFLRVVRCRSLAEEYSVETVNKDAITSCMDSADGEMVLYLMLRSVDRFYQQHSRYPGVYNYQVEEDISKLKLCVNSLLQEYSVNVNVKDDYIHEFCRYGASEPHTVASFLGGSAAQEAIKIITRQFVPFNNTFIYNAMSQTTATFQL, from the exons ATGGCAGTTACTAAAGCTTCTAAAGACCAGAAATATGATAGACAATTGAG ATTGTGGGGAGACCATGGCCAAGAAGAACTTGAAAATGCACACGTATGCCTGATCAATTCCACAGCATCTGGGACTGAAATACTCAAGAACCTTGTACTTCCAG GCATTGGAGCGTTCACTATTGTCGATGGACACAAAGTCTCCGGGGAAGACGTCGGAAATAA CTTTTTTCTGAGCAACAACAGCATAGGAAGGGTAAACGATTATGCCATTCTATTCTATCAATATCTTAGCTCTACCTGTATGCAGTATGTCATAACAAGTCTTTTGGGATGGTGTGTTTTCCAGAACCGAGCCCAGGCTGCCACAGAGCTGCTACAGGAGCTGAACACTGATGTATCTGGCAACTTTGTGGAGGAG AGCCCTGAAAAGCTCTTGGACAACGACCCAGAGTTCTTCCACAGATTTACCCTGGTGATCGGTGTCCAGCTGCCAGAAAG CACGTGTTTGAGACTGGGGTCAGTGTTGTGGAATGCAAACATACCTTTCCTGGTGTGTAGAACGTATGGCCTCGTCGGTTACATGAGGCTAGTAGTGAAGGAGCACACAG TGATTGAGTCTCATCCAGACAATGCCTTGGAGGACCTGAGGCTTGACCAACCTTTTGCAGAGCTCAAGAACCACATCCAGTCCTACGACTTGGAGGGAATGGGGAAGAAG GATCACAGTCATACACCATGGATCATCATTGTTGCCAAATACCTAGAAAAGTGGTTCAGTGAA CACAATTTTCAGTTCCCGAAGAACTACAAAGAGAAGGAGGCCTTCAAACAGCTTATTCGGCAAG GAATCCTGAAGAGTGAGAAGGGAACTCCTGAGGATGAGGAGAACTTTGAGGAGGCCATCAAGAACGTCAACACAGCCCTTAACCCCACCAAG ATTTCAAGTGGCGTTGATGACATATTCAATGGAGAGCAATGCAATGACATTACATCACAG ACTCCAGCCTTCTGGGTGATGACGCGAGCAGTGAGGGAGTTTGTGCACAACGACGGTTGCGGAAACCTACCTGTGCGTGGCTCCATTCCAGATATGATTGCGGACTCAGAGAAATTCATCACCCTCCAGAATAT ttatagagagaaggcAATGCAAGATGCTTCCGTCGTGTCTAAGCATGTGGAGTCTCTCCTGCAGTCTGTTGGAAAG CCCTCAGAGAGCATATCTGAGCAGGACATCAAACTATTCT GTAAGAACGCTGCCTTCCTGAGGGTGGTGCGCTGCAGGTCTCTGGCTGAAGAATACAGCGTGGAGACGGTCAATAAAGATGCGATCA cctcctgCATGGACAGTGCAGATGGGGAGATGGTGTTGTACCTAATGTTGCGCTCTGTGGACCGTTTCTATCAGCAGCATTCCCGCTACCCAG GTGTCTACAATTACCAAGTAGAAGAAGACATTAGCAAGTTGAAGCTGTGTGTGAACAGCCTTCTGCAGGAGTACAGCGTGAACGTCAATGTGAAAGATGACTACATCCACGAGTT CTGTCGCTATGGTGCTTCTGAGCCACACACAGTGGCATCCTTTTTGGGAG GATCTGCTGCACAAGAGGCCATCAAAATCATCACTCGTCAGTTTGTTCCCTTCAACAATACATTCATCTACAATGCCATGTCCCAGACAACTGCCACGTTTCAGCTGTAA
- the LOC115112145 gene encoding NEDD8-activating enzyme E1 regulatory subunit-like isoform X2, giving the protein MAVTKASKDQKYDRQLRLWGDHGQEELENAHVCLINSTASGTEILKNLVLPGIGAFTIVDGHKVSGEDVGNNFFLSNNSIGRNRAQAATELLQELNTDVSGNFVEESPEKLLDNDPEFFHRFTLVIGVQLPESTCLRLGSVLWNANIPFLVCRTYGLVGYMRLVVKEHTVIESHPDNALEDLRLDQPFAELKNHIQSYDLEGMGKKDHSHTPWIIIVAKYLEKWFSEHNFQFPKNYKEKEAFKQLIRQGILKSEKGTPEDEENFEEAIKNVNTALNPTKISSGVDDIFNGEQCNDITSQTPAFWVMTRAVREFVHNDGCGNLPVRGSIPDMIADSEKFITLQNIYREKAMQDASVVSKHVESLLQSVGKPSESISEQDIKLFCKNAAFLRVVRCRSLAEEYSVETVNKDAITSCMDSADGEMVLYLMLRSVDRFYQQHSRYPGVYNYQVEEDISKLKLCVNSLLQEYSVNVNVKDDYIHEFCRYGASEPHTVASFLGGSAAQEAIKIITRQFVPFNNTFIYNAMSQTTATFQL; this is encoded by the exons ATGGCAGTTACTAAAGCTTCTAAAGACCAGAAATATGATAGACAATTGAG ATTGTGGGGAGACCATGGCCAAGAAGAACTTGAAAATGCACACGTATGCCTGATCAATTCCACAGCATCTGGGACTGAAATACTCAAGAACCTTGTACTTCCAG GCATTGGAGCGTTCACTATTGTCGATGGACACAAAGTCTCCGGGGAAGACGTCGGAAATAA CTTTTTTCTGAGCAACAACAGCATAGGAAGG AACCGAGCCCAGGCTGCCACAGAGCTGCTACAGGAGCTGAACACTGATGTATCTGGCAACTTTGTGGAGGAG AGCCCTGAAAAGCTCTTGGACAACGACCCAGAGTTCTTCCACAGATTTACCCTGGTGATCGGTGTCCAGCTGCCAGAAAG CACGTGTTTGAGACTGGGGTCAGTGTTGTGGAATGCAAACATACCTTTCCTGGTGTGTAGAACGTATGGCCTCGTCGGTTACATGAGGCTAGTAGTGAAGGAGCACACAG TGATTGAGTCTCATCCAGACAATGCCTTGGAGGACCTGAGGCTTGACCAACCTTTTGCAGAGCTCAAGAACCACATCCAGTCCTACGACTTGGAGGGAATGGGGAAGAAG GATCACAGTCATACACCATGGATCATCATTGTTGCCAAATACCTAGAAAAGTGGTTCAGTGAA CACAATTTTCAGTTCCCGAAGAACTACAAAGAGAAGGAGGCCTTCAAACAGCTTATTCGGCAAG GAATCCTGAAGAGTGAGAAGGGAACTCCTGAGGATGAGGAGAACTTTGAGGAGGCCATCAAGAACGTCAACACAGCCCTTAACCCCACCAAG ATTTCAAGTGGCGTTGATGACATATTCAATGGAGAGCAATGCAATGACATTACATCACAG ACTCCAGCCTTCTGGGTGATGACGCGAGCAGTGAGGGAGTTTGTGCACAACGACGGTTGCGGAAACCTACCTGTGCGTGGCTCCATTCCAGATATGATTGCGGACTCAGAGAAATTCATCACCCTCCAGAATAT ttatagagagaaggcAATGCAAGATGCTTCCGTCGTGTCTAAGCATGTGGAGTCTCTCCTGCAGTCTGTTGGAAAG CCCTCAGAGAGCATATCTGAGCAGGACATCAAACTATTCT GTAAGAACGCTGCCTTCCTGAGGGTGGTGCGCTGCAGGTCTCTGGCTGAAGAATACAGCGTGGAGACGGTCAATAAAGATGCGATCA cctcctgCATGGACAGTGCAGATGGGGAGATGGTGTTGTACCTAATGTTGCGCTCTGTGGACCGTTTCTATCAGCAGCATTCCCGCTACCCAG GTGTCTACAATTACCAAGTAGAAGAAGACATTAGCAAGTTGAAGCTGTGTGTGAACAGCCTTCTGCAGGAGTACAGCGTGAACGTCAATGTGAAAGATGACTACATCCACGAGTT CTGTCGCTATGGTGCTTCTGAGCCACACACAGTGGCATCCTTTTTGGGAG GATCTGCTGCACAAGAGGCCATCAAAATCATCACTCGTCAGTTTGTTCCCTTCAACAATACATTCATCTACAATGCCATGTCCCAGACAACTGCCACGTTTCAGCTGTAA